The following is a genomic window from Actinomadura sp. WMMB 499.
GTCGCCGCACCGGACGGCGCGCGGCTCGACCCGCCCGGCAAGACCGGACGGACGATCGTGCTCAGTTCGGGCACGACCGGCAGCCCGAAGGGGGCGGACCGCAAGTCGCGGCCGGGGCTGTCGCCGCTGACGTCGATCCTGTCGCGCATCCCGTACCGGGTGCACGAGCGCATGTTCATCGAGGCGCCGCTGTTCCACACGTGGGGATACGCGATGCTGCAGGTCGCGATCTCGCTGCGCGCGACGATCGTGCTGCGGCCCCGGTTCGACCCGGCGGAGACGCTGCGGACGATCGCGGCGACGGAGGCGACCGCGCTGGTGGCCGTCCCGGTGATGCTGCAGCGCGTCCTGGACCAGGAGGAGCGGCCGGACGTGCCGTCGCTGCGGATCGCGGCGGTCAGCGGGTCGGCGCTGCCCGCGGCGCTGGCGACCGCGTTCATGGACGAGTTCGGCGACGTCCTCTACAACCTGTACGGGTCGACGGAGGCGTCGTGGGTGACGATCGCGACGCCCGCGGACCTGCGCGCCGCCCCGGACACCGCGGGGACGCCGCCGCCCGGGACGCGGCTGGCGATCCTGGACGACGCGGGCGAACCGGTCCCGGCGGGGACGGTCGGGCGGATCTTCGCCGCGAACGAGCTGCTGTTCGCCGGGTACACCTCCGGCGGCACGAAGGAGATGCGCGACGGGATGATCGGCCTCGGCGACGTGGGCCGGATCGACGAGCGCGGCCGGCTGTTCGTGCACGGACGGGACGACGACATGATCGTGTCCGGTGGCGAGAACGTGTTCCCGGGGGCGATCGAGGAGGTCATCGAGGGCCTGCCCGAGGTGCGGGAGGTCGCGGTCACGGGAGTGCCGGACGAGGAGTTCGGGCAGCGCGCGGCGGCGTTCGTCGTCCTGCGGGACGGTGCGTCGCTCGACGCGGACGCCGTGCGGGCGCACGTCCGCGATCACCTTGCACGGTTCGCCGTCCCGCGCGACGTGCATTTCGTGGACGAACTGCCGCGGAACGCGACGGGGAAAGTCGTCCGGCGGCGGTTGTCCGGCGATCCTGAATCCGATTCACGAACTGTCACCTAGACGCACAAAAGCGCGAGCATCTCCGTGCTTCGCGGCGCATCGCCGTCCGGGATCCCCATGTCACCATCCGTTTAAGAAACGTTATCCGCCTGGTGAGCGGGAGTTCGGGCGCTTCGCGGCGATCCGGCCCCGCGGGAGCCGCGCCTCCGGAGGTGCGCCATGTACGCGGTCGTCCTCGCCTGCACCGCGCAGGCCGTCTACATCGTCGCCTTCGTCCTGTTCAAGACGTCCGTCGCGGGCATGGACCCGATCAGCGGGCGGCACCCGCTGCGCCTCGCGGCCGAGCTGGTGCGGCACCCGAGCTGGCTCGCGGCCGTCTTCCTGCTGATCGGCGGGTTCGCGCTCTCCGCCGCCGCACTGGTCACGCTGCCGGTGGTGGCCGCCCTGCCCGCCTACGGCCTCAGCCTGGTGCTGCTGCTCGCGGTCGGGATGGCCGGGTTCGGCGAGCGGCCGACGCCGCGCGAGTGGCGGGCGGTGCTGATCACGGTCGCCGCGATGGTGACGGCCGCGCTGTCGGTGCTGCCGGGACACGGCCAGTCCCTCGCCGATGCCCTGCACCGGACGGGCGGCGGGGACGCGGCGGGCGCGCTGCCGCTCGCGGCGGCGGCGCTGGTGTTCGTGCCGTCGCTCGCCGTGCCGATCTGGATGTTCAGCGTCCGCGACCGTCCCGTCGCGGGCCGCCACGCGCGTCCCGTCACCGGGATCGCCTACGGGGTCGGCGCGGGCGTCCTGCTCGGCGCGACCGAGGCGTTCGGGCTGGGGACGGCGATGCTGCTGGCGGACGGCGCGGGGTTCGGGGTCCTGGCCACGCCGCACCCGTAC
Proteins encoded in this region:
- a CDS encoding AMP-binding protein; this encodes MSGEFGRRTASVARAGGMFARSGLWRPGPPLRVARQLGALRKWGTVLGGTVVSAAARDPDRVAIIDHLGELTYGELDARTDRLAAQVRGKVVAVLCRNHRGMIEALAACGKAGADLVLMNTGMSVEQLVVVVAEQRVGVVIADEEFAGFLEALPDGVRAITDAELEALVAAPDGARLDPPGKTGRTIVLSSGTTGSPKGADRKSRPGLSPLTSILSRIPYRVHERMFIEAPLFHTWGYAMLQVAISLRATIVLRPRFDPAETLRTIAATEATALVAVPVMLQRVLDQEERPDVPSLRIAAVSGSALPAALATAFMDEFGDVLYNLYGSTEASWVTIATPADLRAAPDTAGTPPPGTRLAILDDAGEPVPAGTVGRIFAANELLFAGYTSGGTKEMRDGMIGLGDVGRIDERGRLFVHGRDDDMIVSGGENVFPGAIEEVIEGLPEVREVAVTGVPDEEFGQRAAAFVVLRDGASLDADAVRAHVRDHLARFAVPRDVHFVDELPRNATGKVVRRRLSGDPESDSRTVT